The following coding sequences lie in one Deltaproteobacteria bacterium genomic window:
- a CDS encoding peroxiredoxin: MTIRLGDIAPDFTAESTAGTIHFHEWLGSSWGVLFSHPKDFTPVCTTELGAVAKRKPEFDKRNVKVLGLSVDSVDDHQRWVGDIEETQGVGLNFPLLGDPDRKISNLYDMIHPNANDTLTVRSVYVIGPDKKVKLIITYPASTGRNFDEILRVIDSLQLTAKHAVATPVNWQQGEDVIIVPSVSDEDAKSKFPGGWKTIKPYLRVVPQPK, encoded by the coding sequence ATGACGATCCGACTCGGCGACATTGCCCCAGACTTCACCGCAGAATCCACCGCAGGCACGATCCACTTCCACGAGTGGCTCGGTTCGAGCTGGGGCGTGCTGTTCTCGCACCCCAAGGACTTCACGCCGGTGTGCACCACCGAGCTCGGCGCGGTCGCGAAGCGCAAGCCCGAGTTCGACAAGCGCAACGTCAAGGTGCTGGGCCTGTCGGTCGACTCGGTCGACGACCACCAGCGCTGGGTCGGCGACATCGAGGAGACCCAGGGCGTGGGCTTGAACTTCCCGCTGCTCGGCGACCCCGATCGCAAGATCTCGAACCTCTACGACATGATCCATCCCAACGCCAACGACACCCTCACGGTGCGTTCGGTGTACGTGATCGGGCCCGACAAGAAGGTCAAGCTGATCATCACCTACCCGGCCAGCACCGGCCGCAACTTCGACGAGATCCTGCGCGTGATCGACTCGCTGCAGCTCACCGCGAAGCACGCCGTGGCGACGCCGGTGAACTGGCAGCAGGGCGAAGATGTGATCATCGTGCCGAGCGTGTCCGACGAGGACGCGAAGTCGAAGTTCCCGGGCGGCTGGAAGACCATCAAGCCGTACCTGCGCGTCGTGCCGCAGCCGAAGTGA
- a CDS encoding sigma-70 family RNA polymerase sigma factor — protein MRSDPELLEAWARGEQDAASELVGRYYRSVFRFFDLRVGWLAEDLTQRTFLACVESRGRLRQAESFRPFLFAIARSLLLNQIRTRTVEANVFETGDISGAVDPGPSASRLVARYEEQTLLLRALQTLDVDTQLLVVLFHWEGLRTTEISEVLGIGVSTLTTRLSRARQALRDSIAAMPAVPEHRASLLADLEQWLASVSALDIG, from the coding sequence ATGCGATCCGACCCCGAGCTGCTCGAGGCGTGGGCGCGGGGGGAGCAGGACGCCGCCTCCGAGCTGGTGGGTCGCTACTACCGCTCGGTCTTTCGCTTCTTCGATCTGCGCGTGGGTTGGCTCGCGGAGGACCTCACCCAGCGCACGTTCCTCGCCTGCGTGGAGAGCCGCGGCCGTCTGCGCCAGGCCGAGAGCTTCCGTCCGTTCCTGTTTGCGATTGCCCGCAGCCTGCTGCTCAATCAGATCCGCACGCGCACCGTCGAGGCCAACGTCTTCGAGACCGGCGACATCAGCGGCGCCGTGGATCCCGGACCGAGCGCGAGTCGCTTGGTCGCGCGGTACGAAGAACAGACCCTGCTGCTGCGCGCGCTGCAGACGCTCGACGTCGACACCCAGCTGCTGGTCGTGCTGTTCCACTGGGAGGGCCTGCGCACCACCGAGATCTCGGAGGTGCTCGGAATCGGCGTGAGCACGCTGACGACCCGACTGTCGCGCGCACGCCAGGCGCTGCGTGACAGCATCGCGGCGATGCCCGCGGTGCCCGAGCATCGTGCCTCGCTGCTGGCCGACCTCGAGCAGTGGCTCGCCTCGGTGTCGGCGCTCGACATCGGCTGA
- a CDS encoding FKBP-type peptidyl-prolyl cis-trans isomerase: protein MPPPEDVAAPPADAQRTDSGIAYRVITPGTGPSPKLNDSVKIEYTGWTTDGTTVELAEEGKPRTVAVAKALPGWTEALQLMHQGETARLWIPEALAYKGAKGRPAGTIVYDMKVVEVLAAPEVPADVAAPPADAKKTAEGVAYKQLAPGTGNEHPREWDKVTVHYSGWTTDGKMFDSSVTRGKPASFNLKQVIPGWTKGIPMMVAGEKMRFWIPKELAYDGKPGKPAGMLVFDVELQSIEKLPEPPPPPETPKDVAAPPTDAQKTASGLAYKVLKKGTGTDHPTAASNVKVHYSGWTTDGKMFDSSVTRNSPAQFPLGNVIKGWTEGLQLMVVGEKTRFWIPEALAYQGKPGKPAGMLVFDVELLEFK from the coding sequence GTGCCGCCGCCCGAGGACGTCGCTGCGCCGCCGGCCGATGCCCAGCGCACCGACAGCGGCATCGCCTACCGCGTGATCACGCCGGGCACCGGCCCGAGCCCGAAGCTGAACGACTCGGTGAAGATCGAGTACACCGGCTGGACCACCGACGGCACCACCGTCGAGCTCGCCGAGGAGGGCAAGCCGCGCACGGTCGCGGTCGCGAAGGCGCTGCCGGGCTGGACCGAGGCGTTGCAGCTCATGCACCAGGGCGAGACCGCGCGACTGTGGATCCCCGAGGCGCTGGCCTACAAGGGCGCCAAGGGCCGTCCCGCCGGCACCATCGTCTATGACATGAAGGTGGTCGAGGTCTTGGCCGCACCCGAGGTGCCCGCCGACGTCGCCGCGCCGCCGGCCGACGCGAAGAAGACCGCAGAGGGCGTCGCGTACAAGCAGCTCGCGCCCGGCACCGGCAACGAGCACCCGCGCGAGTGGGACAAGGTCACCGTCCACTACTCGGGCTGGACGACCGACGGCAAGATGTTCGACAGCTCGGTGACCCGCGGCAAGCCGGCCTCGTTCAACCTCAAGCAGGTGATTCCGGGCTGGACCAAGGGCATCCCGATGATGGTCGCCGGCGAGAAGATGCGCTTCTGGATCCCCAAGGAGCTCGCGTACGACGGCAAGCCCGGCAAGCCCGCCGGCATGCTGGTGTTCGACGTCGAGCTGCAGAGCATCGAGAAGCTGCCCGAGCCGCCGCCACCGCCCGAGACCCCCAAGGACGTGGCAGCGCCGCCGACCGACGCACAGAAGACCGCCAGCGGACTCGCGTACAAGGTCCTCAAGAAGGGCACCGGCACCGATCACCCGACCGCGGCCAGCAACGTCAAGGTCCACTACTCGGGCTGGACCACCGACGGCAAGATGTTCGACAGCTCGGTCACCCGCAACAGCCCCGCGCAGTTCCCACTGGGCAACGTGATCAAGGGCTGGACCGAGGGTCTGCAGCTGATGGTGGTCGGCGAGAAGACGCGCTTCTGGATCCCCGAAGCGCTGGCCTACCAAGGCAAGCCGGGCAAGCCCGCCGGCATGCTGGTGTTCGACGTCGAGCTGCTCGAGTTCAAGTGA
- a CDS encoding DUF1552 domain-containing protein has protein sequence MTTPRTGRRMFLRSASGMALGLPFLPSLLPRSARGAIDGPPRRLIAVMSQSGQMVGDFWPTALPAGYQSRDAMYGGARADGTTALHTDMPGSNAKWAPLADFAGAPMSNVLGTALEPFFPKLLLLRGLDYLQGTSHGNGMMLGNYANCASGAEFEARGLGAMPTIDQVLAYSDRFYPTAPLERALVLATGSPGSISDTDYGQPGGPIENIPAYLEPHDVWEDLFGSFMEPGMPTEHPNRRLVNAVYDDYARLRQHSRLSADDRAALDRHMSFLDDIERELASGLGAGCSKPDEPPTYGVGYPWQEVSSVADFETWVGLLVDIACAAVRCDLTRLVTFQAQMGITDASGTKMNSYHESDDVIGDWHDFAHDAVDDAGDHANINSLNRWVVEAVFGRFLAQLDVEEAEGLTFLDNSVVYFGSELAMDHYVIGMPTILAGGAGGSLKTGYYVDYSQMSHDYANPILPWGVLIPGVPHNRLLVTLLQAMGLQPADYERDGRPGYGHSDIFYGPYNWPADAYVAADLGKPLPGIFG, from the coding sequence ATGACCACGCCACGCACCGGCCGACGCATGTTCCTTCGCAGCGCCAGCGGCATGGCCCTGGGGTTGCCGTTCCTGCCGTCGCTGCTGCCCCGCAGTGCGCGCGGTGCCATCGACGGCCCGCCGCGACGCCTGATCGCCGTGATGTCGCAGAGTGGACAGATGGTCGGCGACTTCTGGCCGACGGCGTTGCCGGCCGGCTACCAGTCGCGCGACGCGATGTACGGCGGCGCGCGGGCCGACGGCACCACCGCGCTGCACACCGACATGCCCGGCAGCAACGCGAAGTGGGCCCCGCTCGCCGACTTCGCGGGTGCACCGATGTCGAACGTGCTCGGCACCGCGCTCGAGCCGTTCTTCCCCAAGCTGCTGCTGCTGCGCGGCCTCGACTACCTGCAGGGCACCAGCCACGGCAACGGAATGATGCTCGGCAACTACGCCAACTGTGCATCGGGTGCGGAGTTCGAGGCGCGCGGCCTGGGTGCGATGCCGACCATCGATCAGGTGCTGGCGTACTCCGATCGGTTCTACCCCACGGCCCCGCTCGAGCGCGCACTGGTGCTCGCCACCGGCAGCCCGGGATCGATCTCCGACACCGACTACGGTCAGCCCGGTGGGCCGATCGAGAACATCCCCGCCTACCTCGAGCCCCACGATGTCTGGGAGGATCTGTTCGGCAGCTTCATGGAGCCCGGAATGCCGACCGAGCATCCCAATCGCAGGCTCGTCAACGCGGTCTACGACGACTACGCGCGGCTACGTCAGCACAGCCGGCTCAGCGCCGACGATCGTGCCGCGCTCGATCGCCACATGAGCTTCCTCGACGACATCGAGCGCGAGCTCGCCAGCGGGCTGGGTGCCGGCTGCAGCAAGCCGGACGAACCACCCACCTACGGCGTGGGTTACCCGTGGCAGGAGGTCAGCAGCGTCGCCGACTTCGAGACCTGGGTCGGGCTGCTGGTCGACATCGCGTGCGCAGCGGTGCGCTGCGACCTGACGCGGCTGGTCACGTTCCAGGCGCAGATGGGCATCACCGACGCCTCGGGCACGAAGATGAACTCGTACCACGAGAGCGACGACGTCATCGGCGACTGGCACGACTTCGCCCACGACGCGGTCGACGATGCCGGCGACCACGCCAACATCAACAGCCTCAATCGTTGGGTCGTGGAGGCGGTGTTCGGCCGCTTCCTCGCGCAGCTCGACGTCGAGGAGGCCGAGGGACTGACCTTCCTCGACAACTCGGTGGTGTACTTCGGCAGCGAGCTCGCGATGGATCACTACGTCATCGGCATGCCGACGATCCTCGCCGGTGGCGCGGGCGGCAGCTTGAAGACCGGCTACTACGTCGACTACTCGCAGATGAGCCACGACTACGCCAACCCGATCCTCCCGTGGGGCGTGCTGATCCCCGGCGTGCCGCACAACCGGCTGCTGGTGACGCTGCTGCAGGCGATGGGGCTGCAACCCGCCGACTACGAGCGCGACGGTCGGCCGGGCTACGGCCACAGCGACATCTTCTACGGGCCCTACAACTGGCCCGCGGACGCGTACGTCGCGGCCGACCTCGGCAAGCCGTTGCCGGGCATCTTCGGCTGA
- a CDS encoding protein kinase, translated as MAGLGASTDSFTPPPLASGSYGRYTRYTMLRRIATGGMGELLLARAAGARGVEKLVAIKRVRPEYAGDPEFVSMFLNEARLAAALDHPNVVRTYDLVEDAGSCFMVMEYLHGESLGRLLNAAVARDERIALPHVVTIGLGVAAGLHCAHERCGVDGRPLGIVHRDLSPGNVFITYEGGVKLLDFGIAKATSRTSITLGPARKGKVAYMSPEQCVGAQVDRRSDIFALGVVLWELSTGRRLFRGDNEFAIMNQITSLDAPSALDHAPELPAALASILARALQRDVQARYQDAMALHDDLEAFAQAHAVMPSSAALGRHLIELCGQREYPCVDPSHEFEGPRASTLVVPGAVAPVRRRRLSLVLALAAGAAVGAAGVAASSSRTTTSAAASPPELAPPMPAEVPSLAQTASARTEAPPPSEAPTADARTPVAPAGDPTPERPPSSTASSDVAAEVPTIVAPDDPPAPTRARRNERARRATTTTAAAREPAPAPVVARPVRGVDGLLPRGE; from the coding sequence ATGGCGGGCCTGGGGGCGAGCACGGACTCCTTCACGCCGCCGCCGCTGGCGAGCGGCTCGTACGGTCGCTACACCCGCTACACCATGCTGCGGCGCATCGCGACCGGCGGCATGGGCGAGCTGTTGCTGGCGCGTGCCGCAGGTGCGCGCGGGGTCGAGAAGCTGGTCGCGATCAAGCGCGTGCGCCCCGAGTACGCCGGCGATCCCGAGTTCGTGTCGATGTTCCTCAACGAGGCCCGCCTCGCGGCGGCGCTCGATCACCCCAACGTCGTGCGCACCTACGACCTGGTCGAAGACGCCGGCAGCTGCTTCATGGTCATGGAGTACCTGCACGGCGAGTCGTTGGGGCGCCTGCTCAACGCCGCGGTCGCCCGCGACGAACGCATCGCGCTCCCGCACGTGGTCACGATCGGCCTCGGTGTGGCCGCCGGCCTGCACTGCGCCCACGAGCGTTGCGGCGTCGACGGCCGTCCACTCGGCATCGTCCACCGCGACCTGTCACCGGGCAACGTGTTCATCACCTACGAGGGTGGGGTGAAGCTGCTCGACTTCGGCATCGCGAAGGCGACGAGCCGCACCTCGATCACCCTGGGCCCCGCGCGCAAGGGCAAGGTCGCGTACATGTCGCCCGAGCAGTGCGTCGGCGCGCAGGTCGACCGACGCAGCGACATCTTCGCGCTCGGCGTGGTGCTGTGGGAGCTGAGCACCGGGCGACGATTGTTCCGCGGCGACAACGAGTTCGCGATCATGAATCAGATCACCAGCCTCGACGCGCCGTCGGCCCTCGACCACGCGCCCGAGCTGCCGGCTGCGTTGGCGTCGATCCTCGCGCGCGCGCTGCAGCGCGACGTGCAGGCCCGCTACCAGGACGCGATGGCGCTGCACGACGACCTCGAGGCCTTCGCGCAGGCCCACGCCGTGATGCCGTCGTCAGCCGCACTGGGCCGCCACCTCATCGAGCTCTGCGGTCAGCGCGAGTACCCCTGCGTCGATCCGAGCCACGAGTTCGAGGGGCCGCGCGCGTCGACGTTGGTGGTGCCCGGGGCCGTCGCACCGGTGCGTCGCCGTCGACTGAGTCTGGTGCTCGCGCTCGCAGCCGGGGCTGCGGTCGGGGCCGCCGGCGTCGCGGCCTCGTCGTCGCGCACGACGACATCCGCGGCCGCCTCGCCGCCCGAGCTCGCGCCGCCGATGCCCGCCGAGGTGCCGTCGCTTGCCCAGACGGCGAGCGCTCGCACCGAGGCGCCGCCGCCGAGCGAGGCGCCCACCGCCGACGCACGCACGCCCGTGGCACCGGCGGGCGATCCGACACCGGAGCGCCCGCCGTCCTCGACCGCGAGCTCCGACGTCGCAGCCGAGGTGCCGACGATCGTCGCACCCGACGACCCGCCGGCGCCGACCCGTGCACGTCGCAACGAGCGTGCGCGACGGGCCACCACCACCACCGCCGCCGCGCGCGAGCCTGCGCCCGCGCCCGTCGTGGCGCGTCCGGTGCGTGGCGTCGACGGTCTGCTCCCGCGTGGCGAGTAG
- a CDS encoding sigma-70 family RNA polymerase sigma factor: METDARARLEDDIRRACDQERFGEAVTLALKGFGPEVMGYLVAMTKNEVDAADAFSLYCEDVWKGLPRFRWASSFRTWSYTVARHALSRLTRDPERRRPKVAITGSQEFMELAVHIRTTAMLNRGADPASRAEALREQLEPDDRTLLILRIDRKLSWTDIARVFLSETPGAPEAEVTKTSAMLRKRFERVKDRLRKLAAEG; encoded by the coding sequence ATGGAAACCGACGCGCGGGCACGGCTGGAGGACGACATCCGTCGCGCGTGCGACCAGGAGCGTTTCGGCGAGGCGGTGACGCTCGCGCTCAAGGGCTTCGGCCCCGAGGTGATGGGCTACCTGGTGGCGATGACCAAGAACGAGGTCGACGCCGCCGATGCGTTCTCGCTGTACTGCGAGGACGTCTGGAAGGGACTGCCGCGCTTCCGATGGGCCTCGAGCTTCCGCACCTGGTCGTATACCGTCGCTCGACACGCGCTCTCGCGACTGACCCGCGATCCCGAGCGACGTCGACCAAAGGTCGCGATCACGGGATCGCAGGAGTTCATGGAGCTCGCGGTGCACATCCGCACCACCGCCATGCTCAATCGCGGCGCCGATCCAGCCTCGCGCGCCGAGGCGCTGCGCGAGCAGCTCGAGCCCGACGATCGCACGCTGCTGATCCTGCGCATCGATCGAAAGCTGTCGTGGACGGACATCGCCCGGGTGTTCCTCTCGGAGACACCCGGGGCGCCCGAGGCCGAGGTCACCAAGACCTCGGCGATGCTGCGCAAGCGCTTCGAGCGGGTGAAGGATCGCCTGCGCAAGCTCGCGGCCGAGGGCTGA